In Thermofilaceae archaeon, the genomic window TGGATAAGCCGTTCCAGGAGTTGAAGGCGTTCAAGAAGACGAGGCTGCTCAACCCGGGAGAGAGCGAGAGGATCGAGCTGGCGATCGACGTTAAATCGCTGGCCAGCTTCGATGGTAGGGAGTGGGTGGTGGAAAGCGGTGTCTACGAGGTTAGGGTTGGGTCCTCATCGAGGGATATAAGGCTGAAAGGAACGTTCACCGTGGAGAGCGAGGTTAGG contains:
- a CDS encoding fibronectin type III-like domain-contianing protein is translated as DKPFQELKAFKKTRLLNPGESERIELAIDVKSLASFDGREWVVESGVYEVRVGSSSRDIRLKGTFTVESEVRFKP